The Hemibagrus wyckioides isolate EC202008001 linkage group LG15, SWU_Hwy_1.0, whole genome shotgun sequence genome window below encodes:
- the lmbr1l gene encoding limb region 1 homolog-like protein: METNDDVSVREQLFHDRVREIIICVQLFVCLYILSYFILTHFKKNAEFVTDDVEDATVNKIALWLCTFTLSVAVGAVLLLPISILSNEVLLSFPHNYYMQWLNGSLIHGLWNLVFLFSNISLVFLMPFAYFFTESEGFVGSRKGVMARVYETTVMLVLLSLLVLGIVWVASALLHDNIARESLYDLWEYYLPYLYSCISLFGVLLLLLCTPFGMSRMFSITGSFLVKPRLLEDVEETMNCAVFEEASLSRKLKSSSTSCWLSLNMEAMKRQFVSIQAKRMALETRRKASAWQRNLGYPLVMLLLLALTVVCVLMVCFHVLELLFDESAMPRGMEDPHLGLASFSMFGSLGATVQVVLILYLMVSSVVGFYSSPLFSSLRPRAQDTNLTQIIGNCVCLLVLSSALPVFSRTLGITRFDLLGDFGRYNWLGNFHIVFLYNVLFAGLTSACLINTVTWAVQRELIRAFGLHRLPCTVSRSAVHFRLLLASGLSKIQ; the protein is encoded by the exons ATTTGCGTGCAGCTCTTTGTCTGCCTATACATCTTGTCCTACTTCATTCTGACACACTTCAAGAAGAATGCCGAGTTTGTTACGG ATGACGTTGAGGATGCTACTGTGAATAAAATCGC GTTGTGGTTGTGTACGTTCACTCTCTCCGTAGCCGTGGGTGCAGTTCTCCTCCTGCCCATCTCCATCCTGTCCAATGAAGTCCTGCTCTCTTTTCCGCACAACTACTACATGCAGTGGCTCAATGGGTCGCTTATCCACG GTCTCTGGAACTTGGTCTTTCTCTTTTCCAACATCTCCTTGGTCTTCCTTATGCCCTTCGCTTACTTCTTTACAGAGTCAGAAGGCTTTGTTGGCTCCAGAAAG GGTGTCATGGCCCGGGTGTACGAGACCACCGTGATGCTGGTTCTGCTCAGTCTGCTGGTGCTCGGCATTGTGTGGGTGGCATCAGCGCTCCTCCATGATAACATCGCCAGGGAAAGtctctatg ACCTGTGGGAGTACTACCTGCCCTACCTCTATTCTTGTATCTCACTGTTCGGAGTGCTGCTGCTATTAC TATGCACTCCCTTTGGAATGTCACGCATGTTCAGCATCACTGGAAGTTTTTTGGTTAAACCACGG ctgctggaggatgtggaagaGACGATGAACTGTGCTGTGTTTGAGGAGGCTTCTCTCTCCCGGAAACTTAAAA gTAGCAGCACCTCCTGCTGGCTGAGCCTAAATATGGAGGCAATGAAGAGGCAGTTTGTGAGCATACAGGCCAAGCGCATGGCTCTGG AGACACGGAGAAAGGCGTCTGCATGGCAGCGAAACCTGGGCTACCCACTTGTCATGCTACTGCTCTTAGCGTTAACT GTGGTGTGCGTGTTGATGGTATGTTTCCATGTGCTGGAACTGCTTTTTGATGAGTCTGCCATGCCTAGAGGGATGGAG gaCCCTCACCTGGGCTTAGCTTCGTTCTCTATGTTTGGCTCTTTGGGGGCCACAGTGCAAGTCGTTCTTATCCT CTATCTGATGGTGtcctcagtggtaggtttctacAGCTCTCCTCTTTTCAGCAGCCTTCGTCCTCGAGCTCAAGACACcaacctcacacag atcatagggaactgtgtgtgtctcctggTTCTCAGTTCAGCCCTGCCTGTGTTCTCTCGTACTCTGG GAATCACAAGGTTTGATCTGCTTGGGGACTTTGGAAGGTACAACTGGCTGGGAAACTTCCACATAGTCTTCCTGTATAACGTGCTGTTCGCTGGTCTCACCTCCGCCTGTTTAATCAACACAGTCACGTGGGCTGTGCAGAGGGAACTCATCCGTGCCTTTG GTCTCCATCGCCTGCCTTGTACCGTGTCCCGATCTGCAGTCCATTTCCGGCTCCTGTTGGCGAGTGGACTCTCAAAAATCCAATGA
- the dhh gene encoding desert hedgehog protein, translating into MTPAPRFGLLAAACTCAWLLVHGCGPGPGYGVRLRPRRLTPLAYKQHVPNVSENNLGASGRAEGKIMRHSERFNELVCNYNPDIDFKDEERTKADRFMTKRCKDCLNKLAIAVMNQWPGVRLRVTEAWDEDDNHPPGSLHYEGRAVDITTSDRDIKKYGLLAQLAVEAGFDWVYYESKYHVHCSVKADHSVAVEKGGCFSASALVTVAEGVQKPMSHLQPGDSVLALSESGFLIFSHVLLFLHLDAEQRSTFLILSTENGHRLTITPNHLIFMAPNLKLDYHEYHASFASQVRRGAYVLIYGQDGRVHPSKIVSVSQEERIGVYAPLTEHGNLFVDGVLASSYASIEDQRLAHWAFGPLRFLVGLSHLFMAVNPLTVMMQGAAEVHTIFPSNQILSGGHTSVIHNSSAVVHNAVNKMNSTCFRKHHSMLYSDCVYGAQVGVHWYARLLCTIAQIFLETSICD; encoded by the exons ATGACGCCGGCTCCGCGCTTCGGCCTGCTGGCGGCGGCGTGCACCTGCGCGTGGCTGCTGGTGCACGGCTGCGGGCCCGGTCCGGGTTACGGCGTGCGCTTGAGGCCGCGCAGGCTCACACCGTTGGCCTACAAGCAACACGTGCCCAACGTCTCCGAAAACAACCTGGGCGCGAGCGGCAGGGCCGAAGGAAAGATAATGCGCCACTCGGAGCGCTTCAACGAGCTGGTGTGCAACTACAACCCTGACATTGACTTTAAAGATGAGGAGCGCACTAAAGCTGACCGGTTCATGACCAAG CGCTGTAAGGATTGCCTAAATAAACTGGCCATTGCAGTTATGAACCAATGGCCAGGTGTTCGACTACGAGTGACCGAGGCCTGGGACGAGGACGATAATCATCCACCTGGCTCTCTGCATTATGAGGGCCGTGCAGTGGATATAACCACCTCAGACAGGGACATAAAAAAGTATGGCCTCCTCGCTCAGTTGGCCGTCGAGGCCGGGTTCGACTGGGTATACTACGAGTCAAAGTATCACGTGCACTGTTCTGTCAAAGCTG ATCACTCTGTTGCAGTGGAGAAAGGAGGCTGTTTCTCAGCTTCAGCACTCGTGACTGTGGCTGAAGGAGTGCAAAAGCCTATGTCTCATCTGCAGCCTGGAGACTCAGTGCTTGCTTTGTCTGAGTCTGGTTTCTTAATCTTCAGCCATGTCCTCCTGTTCCTACATTTGGACGCTGAGCAGAGGTCCACGTTCTTGATTCTCAGCACAGAAAATGGGCATAGACTCACAATTACACCCAATCACCTCATCTTCATGGCTCCCAACCTCAAGTTAGACTACCATGAGTACCATGCTAGCTTTGCTAGTCAAGTCAGAAGAGGAGCCTATGTACTCATTTACGGACAGGATGGCCGTGTGCATCCTTCCAAAATAGTTTCTGTCTCGCAGGAAGAAAGAATTGGGGTTTATGCTCCATTGACTGAACATGGCAACCTGTTTGTGGATGGTGTGCTGGCATCCAGTTACGCATCTATAGAGGATCAAAGGCTGGCACACTGGGCATTCGGGCCTCTCCGCTTCCTGGTTGGACTGTCACATCTATTCATGGCAGTGAATCCACTAACAGTGATGATGCAAGGTGCTGCTGAAGTTCATACAATCTTTCCATCCAACCAAATTCTTTCCGGAGGACATACGAGTGTGATACATAACAGTTCAGCTGTAGTTCACAATGCAGTAAACAAAATGAACAGCACATGTTTTAGAAAACATCATTCTATGCTATATTctgattgtgtgtatggtgcacAAGTAGGGGTTCACTGGTATGCACGGCTGCTATGTACGATTGCTCAGATTTTCTTGGAAACCTCAATTTGTGACTGA